In Vicinamibacteria bacterium, one genomic interval encodes:
- a CDS encoding transcriptional regulator/antitoxin, MazE — translation MKTVITKVQKWGNSQGIRLSKELLYEADIDVGDTVKVVGSRGRLIVTPVCTVQRRYDLDKRVKRIPKDYESEELDWGSRGLVGGGCGFSWSSSTRALAKSVAFSRF, via the coding sequence GTGAAAACCGTGATCACCAAGGTCCAGAAGTGGGGAAACAGTCAAGGCATTCGTCTGAGCAAGGAGCTACTTTACGAGGCCGACATCGATGTGGGGGACACCGTCAAGGTGGTGGGGAGCAGGGGTAGGCTCATCGTGACACCCGTTTGCACCGTGCAAAGAAGGTACGACCTGGATAAGCGGGTAAAACGTATCCCCAAAGACTACGAGTCCGAGGAGTTGGATTGGGGCTCAAGAGGTTTGGTAGGTGGCGGCTGCGGGTTCTCGTGGAGTTCGTCCACGAGGGCGCTCGCCAAATCCGTTGCGTTCAGCCGATTCTGA
- a CDS encoding RES family NAD+ phosphorylase produces the protein MRRGREPWWFSSSMDGRFDLPAPEGTCYLAMDALGAMLELIGPEMSSGAVSKTFLDDRRLRRLSVPRPHRLANLADRRATGFGVTAEIHTVVPYEMPQAWAAALRRVGAHGVRYQLRHDPSVKGVGIGLFGKAGLRPGWKRGRELVIDESLRKMLGDACGIRVLPTPRVSQLRVIDS, from the coding sequence GTGCGACGTGGACGGGAACCGTGGTGGTTCTCGAGCTCCATGGATGGACGATTCGACCTTCCCGCTCCCGAAGGGACCTGTTATCTGGCGATGGACGCATTGGGGGCGATGCTCGAGCTCATTGGACCGGAAATGAGCAGCGGTGCCGTATCAAAGACATTCCTGGATGACCGTCGCTTGAGACGACTCTCCGTCCCGCGCCCCCATCGACTGGCGAATCTCGCAGATCGACGAGCGACCGGGTTCGGCGTCACCGCAGAGATACACACGGTCGTGCCCTATGAGATGCCTCAGGCGTGGGCTGCCGCCCTGAGGCGAGTGGGCGCTCACGGCGTACGCTACCAGCTCCGGCACGATCCGTCCGTCAAAGGGGTTGGTATCGGCTTGTTCGGGAAAGCAGGTCTGCGACCGGGCTGGAAGCGTGGGCGCGAGCTCGTCATTGATGAGTCCCTTCGAAAGATGCTAGGTGATGCGTGCGGCATACGCGTTCTGCCAACTCCGCGTGTTTCCCAACTCCGGGTGATCGATTCCTAA